The nucleotide sequence TTGTTAGACCAACAAGTTAGACCAACTATGGGGAAAGACAGAATGACTAAAGGTTGATGTACTGTCTTTTCTTCTAGGGAAGATATCCACAAGGATCTTCTTCACCATCGCTGGTTTAGCTGGCCTCTTCGTGTGCTTCTTTGGGCACCGCTTCTTCAAATGTGGTGAGTAGGTGGAAACAAGTGTTGACTTACCAAGTTTTCCACTACATCACTGGAAGATAAGTCTGGGAAGTCAAGGGCTTTTCCTCCCTGTAGAACACCAGTAATAAATAGCCGCTCCCAACTAGCTGTATCCCAGTTATTTATAGTTTGTGAAAGTCCAACTCTCATTTAAAGTTCATGCCAGCCAGCTAATTAAAATATGGCCTGGAGGTTAAAGGTCTTGTTGTAAACTGTTGCTCCCACATAATATGAAAAAGTAATATGAAAGAAAAATAATAAATACTCTTCGCTGGTCATGTTTTTAGTTCAGTAGCAGGTTTAATCTGGGTCTATGAAACCAGTCGTAGATGTCATGCTAGAAAATAGTGTTTACTGTGTTGCTCTCCCGTATTAAACTTTCCTCCCTTGTTCCCCtcgccatcctcctctctcatagAGCTATTCTGTATGGGCTTTGGCTTTGCAGCGTTTCTTTTTTTCGTCCTGATCACAAGAACTACAAAACTGGACTATGACAGTAAGTTTAAGTGATTTCAAATGAACATAAGAAGATTGTTGACCTTGTCAGCCAGGTTGATAAGGACATTAATTATGTTGTGTGTTTTTTCTATAGTAAACATTGGCTTCAGTTTATTTGGTCATATGCTTGTTCAGTTCTCTCTGTACTCCCTCTGTAGTTTTTAATTAGTCTCCAAAGCATACAGTATTTTGGAATGAAATTAGCCATACAAACAGGCTTTGTGGCCAGACAAATTGCATTAATCATCACAGGTCTCTCATAAATGTGAATTAGATAGTCATGCCATATGAATGATTTTTCCCCAAAATTATCCTATTTTCATTTGGAAAGCTCCAGTCAGTGCCCCCTGAAAGCATGGAGGTTTTCTGTgattcaatcagatcagctcAGTTGAAAGAAACTCCTGTTGGTCTCAATAACTGGGAAATGCAATCAGATTAGCCCGTGCTAAATCAGTACAGTTGTTACAGTATGGAGATAAGTGATGGTATGGGACATGTGCCCCACATGCCATCTAAAAGGCAGAGCAAAACATGTCACGTATGCATTTTATGCTTATGTTACAGTTTGTCTATGTTGATTTGGAGAAACCTAGAATGGCTTGCATTGGTGTTCGTGCTCCCCATATGCAAGGTGATATCAGTGTTGGCTTGTATGTGTTAGTCATAGAGGATGGCGGTGAGCGTATGAATTCATAATTACACACTCAAACCCTAATGTGATTTGGTCAGTGGTGGAGCTGATAACTCATCCAGGACGCAATGGGAAACTTCCCCAGTGTACAACACACAGTTCAGTTTGAAACAACACGTTTCTCCATAGAACAAACATCTCACTGTAAAAGCACATGTTCCAGTAATTAAGTTGGCGCACGGGTTCCATCATGCTGAAGAGCACATGGTTTAGTGTAAAGACAATTTAAAGAATGTTAATCTATCTGTAGAGCAGTTGAGTTTAGAATTGATGGAGAAATTCCTGGACTTGCTTTCATTTATTTGGGGTCAGTCTGAGTTGGACCCCCTGCCAGAAGCTCAGGTTATCATTCTTCTATGGCTCTATGAAAAATAAAGATATTTGTCCAACTCCCTCTCCGTCTGACCCTGACAGAAGTGTCTGTGTTTCCTCCCTGCAGTCCGCCTGACCCTGGCAGCAGTGATTGGCGTAGTGGGGGGAGTTATCCTGGTGACGAGCTGGTGGCGCTTCGGCTCAGTTATGTCCTGTGTCGTCGTCGTCGGTCTCATGTTGgggttcctcatctcctccattGTCTTCTTCACGCCTGTCGGTAAAATAACCCCAAAATACCTACATCAGATGATCATTTATTTGATTTACTAGCTCAAGCAGGATTATGCTCAATCAGATGAATGTTGTATGACACAGAAAGTATTGTAAAAACATTCTCATCACTTCCTCAGGTGACATACAGGTGTTCCGTTCGAATGTGGTGTTCTGGGTGACGTTCAGCTGCATCGTGGTGGTGGTGCCGCTCTTCTTTGTCCGCTGGCCAAGAGAGGTAGATCCCTACCCCTCTGCACTTTCCTTACAGTGGCTGTCCAATTCAACGCCATAGTTCCCTCCCACTTTAAACTCAAGAAGGGCTTAGAACTTTAAAAGATTTGGGAGGACAAATGTGGAAATGGAGCCTCTGGGTAATATTGCTGTGTGGGTGTTATCTGTCTGCAGGGTAACATCACTACGTGTGGTGTAGCTGGAGCCTATGCTGTGGTGCTGGCTGTGAATGCTTACATCTATACCAGCCTATCCTACATCACCCTTAACATTCTCAAACGCTTCCTCAACGACAACTTCAGCAAGGTCTTTACTGATGTGCCTTTCCAGGACATTGGTGAGTAAAATCACTTCAGAGagttatttgttttatttaacctgcAGGCAAGGCCATATGTTGGGCAACTGATTTTGACCTTTCAACCTAACATATTTTTGTCCTCTTGGTATTCCAGATTTCATCATGATCACAGTGTGGGTGGTTCTGGGTGTGTCTGGTATCGTGCTACAGCTCTACCGGGAACGCACACGGCCCTTCTTCCCCCCCAGCCCTTACCTCATGTGGCTGCAAGAGCGGGAGCGCCGCAAGACCAATGTTCTCGACCCAAGCCACCACACGTCCTCACTCCCTTCCCGTCTCCTCGCCCGTGCCCGACAGCTGACTGGCAGGAGAGAGTCCGCTGGCGAGCGCACACCTCTCCTCCTTTAAACCCACCCACTCAACTTAGACCCATTTTACCCAGCCAGGTAGACAGATTCACCCCACTAGGAGGGTGCTATTGTGCATGGGCTCTCTATCTACAGGGGAAGCACCATTGCGTTTGGAGTCTTTCTATTCCAGATTATGGATGTTTTGATTCCATTGATGATGGTAACAGTCCATTAAGATATTATTTATATGCTCTGGGAGGAACTTTGCCACAAATTGCACACGGAGAATTTTCAAAGCATTCTTTTTGAGAATGATTTGTTTCACTTCCTCAGTCTTGTGGTATTTGGCTGCATTTTCTTAGACGGTACTGAGGAAGCTGTTACCGCTGCCACATAATATTGTGCCAAAATAGTTGGGCACCCTCTCTCCTAGTACATcacagtgcctttaaacaactaGGGTTACAGCATACCAGTATGGGCAAAATATGTGTTTTAATACCACTGAATAGCACAAGAAAACATTTGGAACCTTAAGATGGAGATGCATCATGCAGCCAGTCATTTTGAGGTGGCTTTGACAGCAACATTTGGTAGGTATTCATTTTGTGTAAAAGTAAGTATACTTTGTTTATCTTAATAACACTCAATGAAATTGGAGGGCATATGTCCCCCCAGTTTTAATGGGTATGACACCACTGTTGGAGTTCTGGGtatgataagagcgtctgctaaatgacttaaatgtaaatgtaaatgtatgcccATTTAGGCTCCAATGGATGTAaattgtttttaatgttttgtcaACATTTTCAAATGCAAACGGTCACTTTTACACCATGTTTTGTAAAACTGTATTTAGAGGCCACTTTTTTTCTTTGCTTTCTACAAATATGAACAATTACATGTTTAAGAAATATGAGAGCTGTTATATTGAAATTTGTTTTGGGGGACCCTTTTTGTGAAACATAGTTGTTGAATCAAACACTATTAGAGGTATGTGTGGGAACTTGCAGCCTAAAATGTATCCTCTCTTGATTTCATGGACATAGCACTCTAAAATCATAAACCACAAGTGGTAGGTTTAGGTGCATCCTGAGCACTGATGTTTATAGGAAATGGTGATATAGCCAAGCCCGTCAGTATTTCCTGAAGTGTtaagcagaagcaggaagagcaAATGACAAGTGCCACAGCCTCGATTTCTCTGTCAGGTGGCCTAACGCTTCATTAAAGTGGGCCTGCTGTTAATGTTCTCTTTTGCCAGCTTTTGTTTGGTAAAGCATTTCCTGTGTTTCCCCCTATTACTTTTTTTAGCAGTGGTGCAAGGGTAGCTGTATTGCTAGATATTGTAAGCACAATGTCCTGCCAGCTGTTCCCATAGACATCCAATCATTTGAGCCAATGACTATCCCTTTAAAAGCATGCCTCTGCAATTTATTGCAGCGGTGGGCCACCGCTAATTGAacctaggggaaacactgatttTAAGGGAGTCCAATATGTCTTCTGGGACTTTTCTTTAGGCTTTTTCTCTCTCATTACCCACCCAGTATGTGCTTTGGTATGAAAAGCTGGCTTGAGGCATTAATGATGTGTACAAGAGTTTGCCTGCAGAGTCACATGTCATGGTTTATTAATGCATTCCATGAACAATGTCAGTTTTTCCTCCAAATGTAATATTGAAGCTTGATTAAGTGGATAATTTAAGAGATTATCTTTCCTATTGTGCAAAACAAGGTATCCTCAGATGCAGTGTAATATCCCACCAGTGATTTTGTAAATCCTCGCCATTTGCACACGACAGGATGTTGAATTAAAATGTATTGATCTTATGATTATCACCTGACAGGATTCAGATTGTCAAGGATGAAAGATTGAAATGCAAGTAGAAATGGCCATTTCTACTTTTCTCAGTTTCCAAACCAAAACACACAGGGGTGAGGTCGACATTGTAAAGTTATAGCCATTCTGTTGAAATGCCTCACTAGGAAATGCTTCTATGCACTAAGATTACTGATGAAGCTTTCTTCAAGGTTAAGGTTGCCTTTCAGTATTTTTCACTACAGCTCTTAGGTACTTACCTTGTCATGTTTTAAAATGGGCtgtttgtctgtgtttctgttttgTGAGAAATGATTTGATAATTTGTTTTTTCTAAATCACTTcatttctctgctctgttcccaaAAATGTGTCATCAGTTACATTGTAATGTATCATGGTGCAACCATTAGGTCCAATTTAgtctacatacagtaagttgTGCATTCAAACGAGTCCTGTTCACGCATACggtatttccaccactgggtttCAGCTGGAGGGCACTAGCCAAACTTGAACATGTTCCTTTCAAGTGTTTTATTGTCATTCAACAGCAGCACTTTCGCTCATTCACACTTTAAAACCCCACAGACTCATCAGATAGCACAATGCATGCCAACAAAAACTGCATGACAGACTATACCGCTGGAGGATTTTCCCATTTGTCTCAGAGGCTTCCTAATGTATACCTCCATTGTAGTGTGACAGGTGGGCGGCAGTATGACCTGGGGCTTCGTTCATTGTTGAGTGCCCTCTGGGAGTTTGTGTGGCTGTAGGTGATTGGGGGGCATGGGCTGTACAAGGTGGCAGCGGGGgggcatatatacacacacacacacaccaagctagTGCTGGTGTGGGCCTAACTCTTCCGGAGGCTGATGTCAGCGCTGGTCAACAGGCCAGACAGGGATGTGCTATCCGAGGCCTCCTCTCTCGTCAGAACTAGGAAGGCCTCTCGACTGATCCCTAGCAGCTCACGAAGACCACTGTTCTCCAGCTGCCCCAAAAAAAACATGCATACATTTTTAATAGTATGTTTGAAATAGTAGTACTGTTAATATTCGGTCAATGCTTTTAGTAAACAGTGAGAATACAGACAACCTGTGTGACTCACCTCTAGTTGCTTAATCCTCTCCTCGTCTTCACACAACCTCCCCTCATCCACTTCGATAGCCTTCCTCATCACTGTAGCCATCTCATTGATCTTGTCTATGTGTGCTTGCATTTCCTGCAGAGTCAAAATAGAAACTATATAAATATTTGCTTTGAACTTCCTCAATACAAGAGGAAAGGGTAGCTCCTGAGTATGATGTGACACTAGAAGAAGGTGGGTCACTTACAGTGGTGTGCTGCTCCTTTAATTGGGTGACGATGGCTGGGTCATCCTTCTTACTGGCCATGAGGAGTCTGAATACCTGCTCCCTGTATTTAGTCATGATGAGCTCTATGGCCGACTGGTGTTCCTCCAGAGATGTTCTCAACTCTGCAGGGAGAGAAGACAtggatacacacactcacacttctGTGGATTTATCCAGACAGGGTACTTTTTCAACTGGTAATATCCCTGTATTATGAAACCAATAAACAGAGTAGcttaataccaacatgcttcaagcagaccaccatagtccctgtgcccaagaacacaaaggcaacctgcctaaatgactacagacccgtggcactcacgtccatagccatgaagtgctttgaaaggctggtgatggctcacaacaccattatcccagaaaccctagacccactccaatttgcataccgcccaaacggATCTACAGATgaagcaatctctattgcactccacactgccctttcccacctggacaaaatgaacacctatgtgagaatgctcttcattgactacagctcagcgttcaacaccatagtaccctcaaagctcatcactaagctaaggaacctgggactaaacacatccctctgcaactggatcctggacttcctgacgggccacccccaggtggtgagggtaggtaaaaacacatctgccacactgatcctcaacactggagctccccaggggtgcgtgctcagtctcctcctgtactccctgttcacccacgactgcatggccaggcacaactccaacaccatcattaagtttgctgacgacacaacattggtaggcctgatcaccgacagcgacgagacagcctatagggtggtcagagacctggcagggtggtgccagaataacaacctatccctcaaagtaaccaagactaaggagatgattgtggactacacgaaaaggagcaccgagcacttccccattctcatcgacagggctgtagtggagcaggttgaaagcttcaaattccttggtgtccacatcaacaacaaactagatttgtccaaacacaccaagacagttgtgaagagggcacgacaaagcctattccccctcaggaaactaaaaagatttgtcatgggtcctcagatcctcaaaaggttctacagctgcaacatcgagagcatcctgaccgattgcatcactgcctggtacggcaattgctcgccctccgaccgcaaggcacttcaaaGAGTGGTGCGTATGGCCCATTATATCaatggggcaaagctgcctgccacccaggacctctacaccaggcagtgtcagaggaaggccctaaaaatggtcaaagaccccagtcatatactgttctctctactaccgtatggcaagtggtaccggagtgccaagtctaggacaaaaaggcttctcgaCAGTtcttacccccaagccataatactcctgaacaggtaaccaaatggttacccggactatttgcattgtgtgcccccccaccCCTCTATTACACTGCTACtattctctgtttatcttatatgcatagtcactaactATACATTAatatacatactacctcaattggcccgaccaaccagtgctcctgcacattggttaaccgggctatctgcattgtgtcccaccacccgccaacccctctttttacgctactgctactctctgttcatcatatatgcatagtcactttaaacatacccacatgtacatactacctcaagactgactaacaggtgtctgtatatagccttgctactgttaatttcaaatgtcttttttactgttgttttatttctttacttacacacacacatactttttttctctccgcactattggttagagcctgaaagtaagcatttcactgtaaggtgttgtattcggtgcacgtgataaataaactttgatttgaatttgTTTTTCAGCTTAtcgcactctctcacacacacactgcgctaCCTTTGTTTTCCTGCTGTAGGTCACGGATCTGCCGGTTTTCCTGCTGGATGCCCATAACAAGGCTGGAACGGGGCCGATGTCGGGCCACCTGGTTCAGCGACTCAATCTCCTCCTGATACTGCAAATAGATACATAGAACTCCAGTCAACTCAGCTCATAGAACAAAGGTTGGTTAAAGGCAAGTGTGTACCCTTTCCAACACCAATTAAAAGAGCTGCACCAACAGTGACATTGGCATTACCTGTTTCATGGCCTCCACCCTCTTGTTAAGCGACGTTGTCTGTTCGATAAGTACCTCCGCTGCATTGTCATGGTTGCGGAGTCTTTCCACCAGCGACTTGGCGTCTGACAATACATTTTCTAATGAACACGTCATCCCTGTTTGAAAAGGTACACTGGAAGGAAAATAAATAAGGTTAAGATGTCACTCCAAAGCCTCACCAAACATGAATACATCATTACatgtctcccccttctccctagaATGTGCACCTGCTCACtgccgcgacgcatataaggccctgccccgccctcctttcggaaaagctgaccacgactccattttgttgatcgctgcctacagacagaaactaaaacaagaagctcccacgctgaggtctgtccaacgctggtccgaccaagctgactccacactccaagactgcttccatcacgtggactgagatatgtttcgtattgcgtcagataacaacattgacgaatacgctgattcggtgtgcgagttcatgagaacgtgtgttgaagatgtcgttcccatagcaacgattaaaacattccctaaccagaaaccgtggattgatggcagcattcgcgtgaaactgaaagtgcgaaccactgcttttaatcagggcaaggtgactggtaacatgaccgaatacaaacagtgcagctattccctccgcaaggctatcaaacaagctaagcatcagtagagacaaagtagaatctcaattcaacggctcagacacaagatctatgtggcagggtctacagtcaatcacggactacaagaagaaaaccagcccagtcacggaccaggatgtcttgctcccaggcatactaaataacttttttgcccgctttgaggacaatacagtgccactgacacggcctgcaacaaaaacatgcggactctccttcactgcagcagaggtgagtaagacatttaaacgtgttaaccctcgcaaggctgcaggcccagacggcatccccagccgcgccctcagagcatgcgcagaccagctggccggtgcgtttacggacatattcaatcaatccctataccagtctgctgttcccacatgcttcaagagggccaccattgttcctgttcccaagaaagctaaggttgaagaaattcggcttgtcaccaaaagcactcacaaacttctacagatgcacaatcgagagcatcctggcgggctgtatcaccgcctggtacggcaactgctccgcccacaaccgtaaagctctccagagggtagtgaggtctgcacaacgcatcgccgggggcaaactacctgccctccaggacacctacaccacccgatgttacaggaaggccataaagatcatcaaggacaacaaccacccgagccactgcctgttcaccccgctatcatccagaaggcgaggtcagtacatgtgcatcaaagctgggaccgagagactgaaaaacagcttctatctcaaggccatcagactgttaaacagccaccactaacattgagtggctgctgccaacacactgacactgactcaactccagccactttaataatgggaattgatgggaaatgatgtaaaatatatcactagccactttaaacaatgctacctaatataatgttacataccctacattattcagctccttatgcatacgtatatactgtactctatatcatctactgcatccttacgtaatacatgtatcactagccactttaactatgccactttgtttacatattcatctcatatgtatatactgtactcaataccatctactgtatcttgcctatgctgctctgtaccatcactcattcatatatctttatgtacatattctttattcccttacactgtgtataagacagttttggaattgttagttagattacttggttattactgcattgtcggaactagaagtacaagcatttcgctacactcgcattaacatctgctaaccatgtgtatgtgacaaataaaacttgatttgatttgaaggattTGAAAGCATTGAATTGGTATAAGAATGTGCTAGACTAGAGGGAGATCCAACCATATTTATCAAATCAGTCCTAAAGTAACTTAAGAGGAAGACTTAAGATCTAAGGCAAAGTTACTCATCATGCAAGGCTACATCTTGGCATCCATTACATAAATACCTGACTCAGATCTTGGCACATAGGTCCTGAGCTTGTCAAAATGCATGGACTAAAATTCTGACAGTCACCATATCCAAACAATACTAAACATCATGAGCTGATCCCTCATTCATGTACCTTTACTGcctaagtagctagctaactcgTATCTCCCGGTCAGCGGGGGCGTATTCATTACGTAAACCGTTACCCTTTAAGAACCAAACAAAGAAAAACGAGAGTTTCTACTGGACAAGTTAAGGTAGGTCCTTccccgtttgcttccgtttaggAAACGTTTTACAATAGAATCGGCGTAATGAATACGCCCCTGG is from Oncorhynchus gorbuscha isolate QuinsamMale2020 ecotype Even-year linkage group LG14, OgorEven_v1.0, whole genome shotgun sequence and encodes:
- the LOC123994421 gene encoding transmembrane 7 superfamily member 3-like isoform X2 encodes the protein MPGLGLSLTAVDSGLLSPLIPGQTKLSWFLLASDGDSVAGTGVILPYTSSDPVPGACNLEFDLDIDPNIYLHYNLFETTIRFAPANIGYSRGSNPPACDTEVGENTRWRLRYDIYQYFLPESDLSEQSLITSIQSVANVQTMREHGKRLMTLSSSDKTEVVFSSIPGQGVIYSVIVRDPVLNTSSSYIPVHTYACSFSSTLDGCDTLGKISTRIFFTIAGLAGLFVCFFGHRFFKCELFCMGFGFAAFLFFVLITRTTKLDYDIRLTLAAVIGVVGGVILVTSWWRFGSVMSCVVVVGLMLGFLISSIVFFTPVGDIQVFRSNVVFWVTFSCIVVVVPLFFVRWPREGNITTCGVAGAYAVVLAVNAYIYTSLSYITLNILKRFLNDNFSKVFTDVPFQDIDFIMITVWVVLGVSGIVLQLYRERTRPFFPPSPYLMWLQERERRKTNVLDPSHHTSSLPSRLLARARQLTGRRESAGERTPLLL
- the LOC123994424 gene encoding FGFR1 oncogene partner 2 homolog, which codes for MTCSLENVLSDAKSLVERLRNHDNAAEVLIEQTTSLNKRVEAMKQYQEEIESLNQVARHRPRSSLVMGIQQENRQIRDLQQENKELRTSLEEHQSAIELIMTKYREQVFRLLMASKKDDPAIVTQLKEQHTTEMQAHIDKINEMATVMRKAIEVDEGRLCEDEERIKQLELENSGLRELLGISREAFLVLTREEASDSTSLSGLLTSADISLRKS